Proteins from a single region of Gordonia hongkongensis:
- the rpmJ gene encoding 50S ribosomal protein L36, with the protein MKVQPSVKPICEKCKVIRRNGRVMVICENLRHKQRQG; encoded by the coding sequence GTGAAGGTTCAGCCGAGCGTCAAGCCGATCTGCGAGAAGTGCAAGGTGATCCGCCGTAACGGTCGGGTCATGGTGATCTGCGAGAACCTGCGTCACAAGCAGCGTCAGGGCTGA